The genomic region TGCACAATCCCGACGAAGTGATCGCCACCGCCGATTATGGCGGGCCGATCACGGCCATCATCGGTCGCGACAACATCTTCGGCACCCAGTTCCATCCCGAAAAGAGCCAGGCGCTCGGCCTGGCTCTGATCGGCAATTTCCTTGCGTGGCGCCCATGATCCTTTTCCCGGCAATCGACCTCAAAGACGGTCAGTGCGTTCGATTGAAACTTGGCGATATGGAGCAGGCGACGGTCTTTAACGACGATCCCGCTGCCCAGGCCGAAAGCTTTGAGGATCAGGGGTTCCGATATCTCCATGTCGTCGATCTCAACGGCGCCTTTGCCGGGGAGAGCGTCAATGGCGCGGCGGTGGAGGCCATTCTCGAGGCGGTGAATTTTCCCGTGCAGCTCGGCGGAGGCATCAGAACACTGGCCCACATCGAAAACTGGCTCGACAAGGGTCTTGCCCGCGTGATCCTCGGTACCGTTGCGGTCCGTGATCCCGGACTGGTCAAAGCCGCCTGCAAGGCGTTTCCCGGGCAGGTCGCCGTGGGGATCGATGCCCGTGGCGGCAAGGTCGCGGTGGAAGGCTGGGCGGAAACGTCTGAACTGACCGCGATCGAATTGGCGCAGCGCTTCGAGGGTGCCGGGGTCGCGGCGATCATCTATACCGATATCGACCGCGACGGTGTGCTCAAGGGCATCAATTGGGAATCTACCCTCCAACTCGCCAATGCCACTGCGATCCCCGTGATCGCCTCGGGTGGGCTTGCCGGGATGGAGGACATCCGCCGGATGACCGAACCCGATGCACAGATCCTCGAAGGCGCGATTTCGGGCCGGGCCCTCTATGACGGACGCATTGATTCACGTGAAGCACTGGCGCTGTTGGAGGCGGTCGCATAATGAGCACCGATGCGGTGGCGAAGTTCCCATGGCACCTTTACGCCATGGCTTTCGTCATCATCGTGCTCGTTGCAACCGCGCCGCTGCTTTCCGTCCTGGCCAGCTCCGCCATCGCCGAGGCCAATGGGTGCACGCTCAACGAGGCAAGGGCTTACCCCTGCGTCGTTTTCGGCATGGATATGGGCGGGTTGCTGGCCGCCATGTTCGTCATGGGCTGGTTCATGCTGGCCACCATACCGGGCGGTACGGTTGCGCTTCTGGTCTGGCTGGTCTTTATGGTCACCC from Pelagibacterium sp. 26DY04 harbors:
- the hisA gene encoding 1-(5-phosphoribosyl)-5-[(5-phosphoribosylamino)methylideneamino]imidazole-4-carboxamide isomerase → MILFPAIDLKDGQCVRLKLGDMEQATVFNDDPAAQAESFEDQGFRYLHVVDLNGAFAGESVNGAAVEAILEAVNFPVQLGGGIRTLAHIENWLDKGLARVILGTVAVRDPGLVKAACKAFPGQVAVGIDARGGKVAVEGWAETSELTAIELAQRFEGAGVAAIIYTDIDRDGVLKGINWESTLQLANATAIPVIASGGLAGMEDIRRMTEPDAQILEGAISGRALYDGRIDSREALALLEAVA